CCGGCGCGCTTACGCTCGAGCAGATCGACCTCATGGTGCGCGCGCTCCCGTTCGACGTCACGTACGTCGACGAGCACGACCGCGTACGCTTCTACTCGGAAGGTGACCGGGTCTTCCCGCGCTCGCCCGCGGTCATCGGTCGGGAGGTGAAGAACTGCCATCCGCCCGGAAGTGTTGCTGTCGTCGAGCGCATCCTCGACGATTTCAAAACTGGGTCGAAGGATCTCGCCGAGTTCTGGATCGAACTCAATGGTGTCTTCATTCACATCCGCTACTATGCCCTCCGCGATCTTGACGGCACATATCGCGGCTGCCTCGAGGTTGTGCAAGACGCGACGTGCGTGCGCTCGCTCAAGGGGGAAAAGCGTCTGCTCGACTGGTAAGCGTGGCTGTGCCCGCCACCAGAGCACTCACCCCTTGACCACCCCGATCGGTCGCAAGCGCACGAGTGGCTCGACCAAGTCGCGCTGGTGACGCATCACGTCTTCGATGTCCTTGTAGGCGGCCGGGGCCTCCTCGGCCACGTCGTGCTTCTTCGCCTTGAAGAGGCGGATGTTTCGCTCTCGCAGGTCGGCGAGCACCTTCTCGCGCGGGAACGCCCGCTTCGCCGCCTTGCGCCCCATCGCCCGGCCCGCCCCGTGACTGCACGACTCGAACGACTCGGGATTCGCGAGCCCGCGGCAGACGTAGCTCGCCGTGCCCATCGAGCCGGGCACGAGCACGGTCCCCACCGCGTGCACCGCACCTTTGCGGTGCACGATGACGCTCTCGCCGAAGTGCTCTTCGGCGGCCGCGTAGTTGTGGTGGACGTCGACCTCACCGGTCGCCTCCAAGCCCGGGAACTTCCGCTCGATCGCGCGCCGGACAGCCCCGGCCATGAGGCGCCGGTTCTCGCGCGCGAATCGCAGGCAGAACCCCATCACCTCGAGGTACTCGCGCCCGGCCTCGGAGTCTGCCGCGAGGTGCGCGAGTCCCCACTCCGGCGGCACGGGCGAGCCCGACGCGCGGTTCTCGGCCTTGGCGACGGCGTCGTAGTGCTCGGCCATCTGCTTGCCGAGGTTCCGGCTGCCCGAGTGCACCATCGCCCACACCGTATCGTCGGGATCGACCTGCAACTCGATGAAGTGGTTACCGCCGCCGAGCGTGCCGACCTGCCGCACGGCCTTGTCGACCTCGGCGCGCAGCGGAGCGATGCCGGGCACGTCGTCGAAGAGCGACGTGCGGTCTGTCTGCGGCGAGCGGTGCCACTCGAACCCGGTGGGCACGGAGCGCTGGATGTCGTTCAAGATGCCGTCACGGGCCGAGGCGAACTCGCGATGCGCGATCCCCGTCGACCACGCCCTCACGCCGCACCCGATGTCGAGGCCGACCGCGTGCGGGATCACCTGGCCGAGCGCCGCGAGCACCCCTCCGATAGGCATTCCGTACCCGACGTGCGCGTCGGGCATGAGCGCCACGTGCCGATGCGCGAACGGCAGCTGTGCGAGGTTGCGCGCCTGGGCGAGCGTGGGATCGTCGAGGTCGGCGCCCCAGACCTTGACCGGCACCCCGGATGTCGGGATCTCGTACACGGTTGACCAGCTACTCGTGCTCCCTGTGCATGATCGTGACCATCATGCGCAATCTGCTCAGTTGCGACTGGCGGCGGCGCGCGCGCTCCGCCGCGTTCGCCGGGTCGAGCATCGTCTCGACCTGATCGGCCAGTTCCTTGGGCGAAAACGGCTTGGTCATGTACTCGGCTTCGCCCATCTCGACCGTGTCAAGCTGACTCGCGAACTCGCCGATCGCCGAGAGGAACAGCACTGGTATATCCTTCGTGCCCGGATCGGCGGAAAGCCTCCTGTAGACGTCCCGGCCGTCCAGCCCGGGCATCATGATGTCGAGCACGATGAGATCGGGCTTCTCCGACTTCACGATCGCCAGCGCTTCGACACCAGAGTGCGCTCCTGTGACCTCATGTCCGCGCGCAGTGAGCGTCGCGCTCACCAACCGAACGATAGACGGCTCGTCATCGACGGACAGTATCTTCGCCATGTCGACCGCACTCCTTCCGTTCGTGTAACACCTCAGGGCCCATCAAGGAACCGGGAAACCTGTTCGACAAGTTCTCTCGGCGTGAACGGCTTGCAGATATAGCAGACCGCTCCGCAATCGATGCCCTTCTCCCGCTCGTAGAGCTGGCTTTTGGCCGATAGCATGATGACCGGTATGTCAGCTGTGGCAGGCTCAGCCTTAAGGCGCTCGACCGTCTCGTAGCCAGTCATGACCGGCATCATCACATCCATGAGGATGAGGTCGGGCGCCTCATCGCGCGCCGCGCTTATGGCCGAGATCCCGTCTGTCACCGCAACTGTCTCGTGCCCCGCTTTTTCGAGCGAAAAGCATATGAGTTTCACGATGTGGGGCTCGTCATCGACGATCAGGATGCGCGCCACCGCCAATCACCCCTCCTCGGCGAGTAGTGACTCGACGCGTTGGGCAAGTTCTTCTGCCGAGAAGGGCTTGGGCACCTGTCCGGCCGCCATGTCAATGACGCCGATGCGCGAATGGTCGATCCGGTGGGCGGTCATCACGACGATGGGTATGTCAGACAGCCCCGGATCCGTCTTGATCTCCTGGATGACCTGGTAGCCGTCCATCTCGGGCATCTTCAGGTCGAGCAGCACGAGATCGGGACGTGAGCGGGCGATCGCCGCCATCGCTTCCTTGCCGTCGTACGCCGGCATCACCGCGAAACCCTTAGCCTTAAGCACCCGGCTGATCGAATCGACGATGTCGCGGTCATCGTCGGCGACGAGCACGAGCGGGGAGGCGACGGAGCCCACAAGGCCGTCGATCACGCTCACCAGACGCCTCTGATCGACAGGCTTCTCCAGATAGTTCGCCGCGCCAAGACGCATGCTCTTGCCTTCGTCGCAGACCACTGAGAGCACGAGCACCGGGATATCGGCGGTCTCGGGATCGTTCTTGAGCCGCTGGAGCAAATCGAACCCGTCACCGTCATCGAGCATCACGTCGAGGGTAATCGCGCGCGGAAGGTGTCTTACGGCAAGCTCCGCCGCGGCCTGGGCGGTGTGGGCGATGAGCACATCGTACCCTCGCTTGGTCAGGTAGGTCTCGATGAGGCTCGCGACACAGGGGTCACGGTCTACGACGAGCACGGTCCCTCCGGTCACGTCGGGTCCTTCGACGGCAGGAGTGCGCACAAGGCGTGACGAAGCCACCGGCAACGAGAAGGCGAACGTGCTTCCCTCGCCGAGCACGCTTTCCACCCACACGCTCCCGCCGAGCAGCTCAACGATGCTCTTGCAGATCGAAAGCCCCAAACCCGTACCGCCGATGTCGCGGGTGAGCGAGGAGTCGACACGATAGAACTTAGTGAAGAGCTGCGCTTGGTCTTCCGGCTTGATACCGATGCCTGCATCCGTCACGTCCACGACTATCATCTCCCCGTCGTGTCGCGCCTTGATCGTCGCCCGGCCGCCGCCGGGCGAGTATTTGATCGCGTTGCTGACGAGATTCATGAGCACCTGGCCGACCCGGTCACGGTCACCAGCGGCGCGCGGGAGACCGTCTGCCACCTCACACACGAGTTCGACGCCGGACTTCTCGGCCATGGTCTTGAAGGTCTCGGCTGTGCTCATGATGAGGTCGGGGATCTCGATTGGCTCCACCTTGAGGTGGATTCGTCCAGATTCGATGCGCGAGATGTCGAGCATGTCGTTGATCAAGCTGACGAGACGGTCGGAGTTCTCCTGTACGATCTCTAGAAACTCGCGCTGAACTTCGTTGATCTCGCCTGCTTCACCGTCGACAATGAGGTCGACGTAGCCTTTGATGGATGTCAGCGGCGTGCGAAGCTCGTGGGAGACAGTGGAGACGAACTCGTTTTTCATGGTCGCCATCTCGCGCTCTGCTGTGATATCGCGCATGGTGGAGACCGTGCCGATCACCGCGCCTCCCCGATCAAGCACCGGATTGGTGCGAATCTGCACGACCCTGTGATCCGGTTCGGAAAGCGTACCCTCCCAGACCGCATCGATCGGCTCCGCACCGTGCGGTGACGGCTCTACCCCGAGAATCTCGGCCACGGTCACCATCTCGCCGAGAAACCCGTCGAGCCGCGGACCGCACATCTCCCGCGCCGACGGGTTGAAGAACGTCAGGCGCCCATCAGGCGCGAAGACAAACACTCCGTCGCCGGTAGCCGCGAGTATCGCCTCTGCACGCTCAAGTTCGTCAGCGGCCCCCGTCTCATCGCGCATGACCACGGCCACACTGTCGCCTCCCGGACAGTCGGGATCGGCGAAAGGAACAAGCGTGCATGAAATGTCACGCCCCTGCGCCGCCACGGTGGACCGCGCTCGCGCGCCTCCCTCAAGGCGCGCCTCCTCGAGAGCGGCGGTAAGACCCTGCACGCCGAGCAGGCCAACGCCGCCGTACATCACAGCCACGCGTTCCACTCCGAGCAGGGATTCCGCCGCCTCGTTCAAGATCCGGATGCGGTCTTGAGCGTCAACGATGAGCAACCCTTCGCGCGAGGTGGCCAGGAGCGTGCGAACTCGTACGTCGCGCCTGCGCTCTTCGTTCGTCACCGCACCCCCGTACGCCGGACATCGCTACCTGGGTACTTCGTCACATGTACCGCATACCCTGTTCGCCGACGTTCCTCACGTGCGCGCCGCGTCGGTCTCGTTTGCCCAGATCCGCACCGATTCCGCCTCGATCTCCGGTCTCATCTGCGGAGTTATCGAGGAGAGTGGCCCCGCCTGAACCCGCCTGCCGAGAATGCCCTGCAGGTAGATCTCCGAGTCGATCATGGCGGTAATTGTGGGCCGGGCGAGTTCGACGATGAGTCCCACAAAACACGTATCGTCCTGTTCGCCACGGGCAAACGTGCCAAACACATCGATGGTTCTCACTCCGTACCGCTCCGACAACACCGTGCCGTGCGCCCGCACGCGAGCCGCAATGTCATCGAGCGACCGGACGGGGCCGTCACCCAGACCGGCCACGCCGCGACCGGTCTGGGTGATTCCCCCTGAATCTCTATCTGCCGGTGACCCGACACGTCCGCCCACACCAAGCACATCAGCCACCCGGCTGAGCCGCTCAAGTGACGCGGTCCGATACTCGCACGCCTCCCAGCGAGCGATCTGTTGCTGCACCACTCCAAGCCGCTCGCCGAGCTCGCGCTGGGAAAGACCGCGCGCGGTGCGCGCCCTCACAAGTAGCGGCCCGATGTCGAGAAGTCCTCCCACGGTAGAGATACTACCCGGGTGATGTCGCGAAACACAACATCTGCGTTGTTAGCACCGCGTCTGTGCTCGCGAGCTACTCGCCGCTTCCGATCGCGATCTTGGTGGTCTTCGGCCTTGCCGCCTCAAGCGCCTTGGGCACGTGCACCTCGAGGATGCCGTCAACATACTCGGCCTTGATGTCTTCGGCCGAAACACCTTCCGGCAAGACCATCGAGCGCTCGAAGGT
This region of Clostridiales bacterium genomic DNA includes:
- a CDS encoding RtcB family protein gives rise to the protein MYEIPTSGVPVKVWGADLDDPTLAQARNLAQLPFAHRHVALMPDAHVGYGMPIGGVLAALGQVIPHAVGLDIGCGVRAWSTGIAHREFASARDGILNDIQRSVPTGFEWHRSPQTDRTSLFDDVPGIAPLRAEVDKAVRQVGTLGGGNHFIELQVDPDDTVWAMVHSGSRNLGKQMAEHYDAVAKAENRASGSPVPPEWGLAHLAADSEAGREYLEVMGFCLRFARENRRLMAGAVRRAIERKFPGLEATGEVDVHHNYAAAEEHFGESVIVHRKGAVHAVGTVLVPGSMGTASYVCRGLANPESFESCSHGAGRAMGRKAAKRAFPREKVLADLRERNIRLFKAKKHDVAEEAPAAYKDIEDVMRHQRDLVEPLVRLRPIGVVKG
- a CDS encoding response regulator; the protein is MAKILSVDDEPSIVRLVSATLTARGHEVTGAHSGVEALAIVKSEKPDLIVLDIMMPGLDGRDVYRRLSADPGTKDIPVLFLSAIGEFASQLDTVEMGEAEYMTKPFSPKELADQVETMLDPANAAERARRRQSQLSRLRMMVTIMHREHE
- a CDS encoding response regulator; the encoded protein is MARILIVDDEPHIVKLICFSLEKAGHETVAVTDGISAISAARDEAPDLILMDVMMPVMTGYETVERLKAEPATADIPVIMLSAKSQLYEREKGIDCGAVCYICKPFTPRELVEQVSRFLDGP
- a CDS encoding response regulator, which translates into the protein MTNEERRRDVRVRTLLATSREGLLIVDAQDRIRILNEAAESLLGVERVAVMYGGVGLLGVQGLTAALEEARLEGGARARSTVAAQGRDISCTLVPFADPDCPGGDSVAVVMRDETGAADELERAEAILAATGDGVFVFAPDGRLTFFNPSAREMCGPRLDGFLGEMVTVAEILGVEPSPHGAEPIDAVWEGTLSEPDHRVVQIRTNPVLDRGGAVIGTVSTMRDITAEREMATMKNEFVSTVSHELRTPLTSIKGYVDLIVDGEAGEINEVQREFLEIVQENSDRLVSLINDMLDISRIESGRIHLKVEPIEIPDLIMSTAETFKTMAEKSGVELVCEVADGLPRAAGDRDRVGQVLMNLVSNAIKYSPGGGRATIKARHDGEMIVVDVTDAGIGIKPEDQAQLFTKFYRVDSSLTRDIGGTGLGLSICKSIVELLGGSVWVESVLGEGSTFAFSLPVASSRLVRTPAVEGPDVTGGTVLVVDRDPCVASLIETYLTKRGYDVLIAHTAQAAAELAVRHLPRAITLDVMLDDGDGFDLLQRLKNDPETADIPVLVLSVVCDEGKSMRLGAANYLEKPVDQRRLVSVIDGLVGSVASPLVLVADDDRDIVDSISRVLKAKGFAVMPAYDGKEAMAAIARSRPDLVLLDLKMPEMDGYQVIQEIKTDPGLSDIPIVVMTAHRIDHSRIGVIDMAAGQVPKPFSAEELAQRVESLLAEEG
- a CDS encoding XRE family transcriptional regulator; translated protein: MGGLLDIGPLLVRARTARGLSQRELGERLGVVQQQIARWEACEYRTASLERLSRVADVLGVGGRVGSPADRDSGGITQTGRGVAGLGDGPVRSLDDIAARVRAHGTVLSERYGVRTIDVFGTFARGEQDDTCFVGLIVELARPTITAMIDSEIYLQGILGRRVQAGPLSSITPQMRPEIEAESVRIWANETDAART